A single region of the Gossypium arboreum isolate Shixiya-1 chromosome 12, ASM2569848v2, whole genome shotgun sequence genome encodes:
- the LOC108479490 gene encoding coatomer subunit gamma-like, producing MAQPFLKKDDDHDDEADYSPFLGIEKGAVLQEARVFNDPQLDPRRCSQVITKLLYLLNQGETFTKVEATEVFFAVTKLFQSRDLGLRRMVYVIIKELSPSADEVIIVTSSLMKDMTSKTDMYRANAIRVLCWITDGTLLTQIERYLKQAIVDKNPVVASAALVSGIHLLQTNPEIVKRWSNEVQEAVQSRAALVQFHALALLHQIRQNDRLAVNKLVSSLTKGSVRSPLAQCLLIRYTSQVIRESASNTQTGDRPFYDFLEGCLRHKAEMVIFEAARAITELNGVTSRELTPAITVLQLFLSSTKPVLRFAAVRTLNKVAMTHPIAVTNCNIDMESLISDQNRSIATLAITTLLKTGNESSVDRLMKQITTFMSDIADEFKIVVIEAIRSLCLKFPLKHRSLMNFLSNILREEGGFEYKKAIVDSIVILIRDIPEAKESGLLHLCEFIEDCEFTYLSTQILHFLGIEGPKTSDPSKYIRYIYNRVHLENATVRAGAVSTLAKFGAMVDSLKPRIFVLLRRCLFDTDDEVRDRATLYLNTLGADGAVVETGEDVKEFLFGSLDIPLVNLERSLKNYEPSEESFDINSVPKEVKIQPLAEKKAPGKKPTGLGGPPPGPPSTIDAYEKLLSSIPEFANFGKLFKSSAPVELTEAETEYAVNVVKHILDGHVVFQYNCTNTIPEQLLENVTVIVDASEAEEFAEVASKPLRSLPYDSPGQTFVAFEKPEGVPAVGKFSNMLRFIVKEVDPSTGEAEDDGVEDEYQLEELEVVAADYMLKVGVSNFRNAWESMGPDCERVDEYGLGPRENLAEAVNAVINLLGMQPCEGTEVVPSNSRSHTCLLSGVYIGNVKVLVRLQFGIDGPKDVAMKLAVRSEDEAVSDVIHEIVASG from the exons ATGGCGCAGCCTTTTCTGAAGAAAGACGACGATCACGACGATGAAG CGGACTACTCTCCGTTTTTGGGGATTGAGAAGGGTGCGGTTCTTCAAGAAGCTAGGGTTTTCAATGATCCTCAGCTTGACCCTCGAAGATGCTCTCAG GTTATCACAAAGCTTCTCTATCTGTTGAACCAAGGAGAAACATTTACTAAG GTAGAAGCTACAGAAGTTTTCTTTGCTGTGACAAAGCTCTTCCAATCGAGAGATTTAGGTTTGAGGAGAATGGTCTACGTGATAATAAAGGAGCTATCTCCATCAGCAGATGAG GTTATTATTGTCACAAGCTCTCTTATGAAGGACATGACTAGCAAGACTGATATGTATCGAGCAAATGCTATTCGTGTGCTTTGCTGGATAACAGATGGGACTCTTCTAACCCAGATTGAGCGATACTTGAAACAAGCAATCGTTGACAAAAATCCTGTTGTTGCAAGTGCAGCCTTAGTCAGTGGTATACACTTGCTTCAG ACAAATCCTGAGATTGTGAAACGATGGAGTAATGAGGTTCAAGAAGCTGTTCAATCAAGGGCAGCCCTTGTACAGTTTCATGCTCTGGCATTGCTCCACCAG ATACGACAAAACGATCGACTAGCTGTTAATAAGCTGGTTAGTAGTTTGACTAAGGGAAGTGTTCGCTCACCTTTAGCTCAATGCCTGTTGATACGTTATACTAGTCAG GTTATTCGTGAGTCAGCTAGTAATACTCAAACAGGGGATCGTCCTTTCTATGACTTCCTTGAGGGTTGCCTGCGCCATAAGGCTGAGATGGTAATTTTTGAGGCTGCTAGAGCAATCACAGAGCTCAATGGTGTGACAAGCCGAGAACTGACACCAGCAATTACAGTTCTTCAGCTCTTTTTGAGCTCTACTAAGCCAGTGCTGAGATTTGCTGCAGTTCGTACTTTGAACAAG GTTGCAATGACTCATCCCATTGCTGTCACTAACTGCAATATTGACATGGAGAGTTTAATTTCTGACCAAAATAGAAGCATTGCCACACTTGCAATCACTACCCTTCTCAAGACTGGAAATGAGTCTAGTGTGGATCGCCTAATGAAGCAGATAACTACCTTTATGTCGGATATTGCTGATGAGTTCAAAATTGTTGTCATTGAAGCCATAAGATCATTATGCTTAAAGTTCCCATTGAAGCACAGATCTTT GATGAACTTCTTAAGCAATATTCTTAGGGAAGAAGGTGGGTTTGAGTATAAAAAGGCCATTGTAGATTCAATTGTGATTCTCATTAGAGATATACCTGAAGCAAAGGAGAGTGGATTGCTCCATTTGTGTGAGTTCATCGAAGATTGTGAATTCACATATCTTTCCACACAG ATACTTCATTTTCTGGGGATTGAAGGCCCGAAAACCTCAGATCCAAGTAAATATATACGATACATTTATAACCGTGTACATCTTGAGAATGCTACTGTCCGGGCAGGTGCAGTCAGCACCCTTGCAAAATTTGGTGCTATGGTTGATTCATTGAAG CCTCGCATATTTGTTCTCTTAAGACGATGTCTCTTTGACACTGATGATGAG GTTCGTGACAGGGCTACGCTTTATCTTAATACACTTGGCGCCGATGGTGCAGTTGTTGAAACTGGTGAAGATGTGAAGGAGTTTCTCTTTGGCTCCCTAGATATCCCTCTAGTGAACCTCGAGAGAAGTCTAAAAAATTAT GAGCCATCTGAAGAGTCTTTTGACATTAATTCTGTACCAAAGGAGGTCAAGATTCAGCCACTTGCTGAGAAGAAAGCTCCTGGCAAAAAGCCAACTGGTCTTGGTGGTCCTCCTCCCGGCCCCCCCTCAACTATTGATGCTTATGAGAAGCTTCTTTCGTCAATTCCCGAGTTCGCAAACTTTGGCAAACTTTTCAAA TCCTCTGCACCCGTGGAGCTGACAGAAGCAGAAACAGAATATGCAGTTAATGTCGTCAAACATATTCTTGATGGCCATGTTGTGTTTCAGTACAACTGCACCAATACTATTCCAGAGCAATTATTGGAGAAT GTCACTGTTATTGTGGATGCTTCAGAGGCTGAGGAATTTGCTGAAGTAGCTTCAAAGCCTTTAAGATCACTTCCATATGATTCACCTGGACAGACTTTTGTGGCATTTGAGAAGCCAGAGGGGGTCCCTGCTGTTGGAAAATTCTCAAATATGCTGAGGTTCATTGTAAAAGAG GTTGATCCAAGTACTGGTGAGGCTGAGGATGATGGAGTAGAGGATGAGTACCAACTAGAGGAGCTTGAAGTTGTTGCCGCTGATTACATGTTGAAAGTGGGTGTCTCAAATTTCAGGAATGCATGGGAAAGCATGGGTCCAGACTGTGAGCGTGTAGATGAATACGGCCTTGGCCCAAGGGAAAACCTGGCTGAAGCTGTTAATGCTGTCATAAATCTTCTTGGCATGCAACCCTGTGAG GGGACGGAGGTTGTACCAAGCAATTCAAGGTCACACACATGTCTACTATCAGGAGTATACATAGGGAATGTGAAGGTGCTAGTGCGTTTGCAATTTGGAATTGACGGTCCAAAGGATGTAGCTATGAAACTTGCTGTTAGATCCGAGGACGAAGCTGTTAGTGATGTCATTCATGAGATTGTAGCTAGCGGCTAG
- the LOC108476895 gene encoding probable receptor-like serine/threonine-protein kinase At4g34500, with amino-acid sequence MPVTGETDDGNNNNSISHILSYKTPLFNLKLYLVISIFLVFFLLLFSFTIFLCCRLNRNARKRKVKHSSGLIPLVSKEIVEIKALDQHADCFRDEGKIGILVPNKSNEGVSDDASGASDVSADAQNIGWGRWYSMRELEMATRGFAEENVIGEGGYGIVFKGILQDGSVVAVKNLLNNKGQAEKEFTVEVEAIGKVRHKNLVGLVGYCAEGARRMLVYEYVDNGNLEQWLHGDVGPVSPLTWDIRMKIAIGTAKGLAYLHEGLEPKVVHRDVKSSNILLDKKWNPKVSDFGLAKLLGSEASYVTTRVMGTFGYVSPEYASTGMLNEGSDVYSFGVLLMEIITGRSPIDYSRPPGEMNLVDWFKGMVASRHGEEIVDPLIEVQPSPRALKRALLVCLRCIDMDANKRPKMGQIVHMLEADDFPFRTEHRQARERDTVPPSVPKVGHPKRFENVDIEKSRWR; translated from the exons ATGCCAGTCACCGGCGAAACCGATGATGGCAACAATAACAACTCTATATCTCACATTCTTTCATACAAAACGCCCCTGTTCAACCTTAAGCTCTACTTAGTAATCTCAATCTTCCTggtcttttttcttcttctattcTCTTTTACGATCTTCCTCTGTTGCCGTTTAAACAGAAATGCCCGGAAACGGAAAGTGAAGCATAGCTCAGGTCTGATTCCGTTGGTCTCCAAAGAGATTGTGGAGATCAAGGCGTTGGATCAACATGCCGATTGCTTTAGAGACGAGGGCAAGATCGGAATCCTGGTTCCCAATAAGAGTAACGAAGGTGTCAGCGACGATGCCTCCGGAGCTAGTGACGTGTCGGCGGATGCTCAGAATATCGGGTGGGGTCGATGGTATAGCATGAGGGAGCTGGAGATGGCGACTCGTGGATTCGCCGAAGAGAATGTGATCGGTGAAGGTGGTTACGGTATCGTTTTCAAAGGCATTTTGCAAGATGGTTCGGTCGTTGCTGTAAAAAATCTGCTTAATAACAA GGGCCAAGCAGAAAAGGAGTTCACCGTAGAAGTTGAAGCCATTGGCAAAGTGAGGCATAAGAACTTGGTAGGATTAGTTGGGTACTGCGCTGAAGGTGCTCGAAG GATGCTTGTGTATGAATACGTCGACAATGGGAACTTGGAGCAGTGGTTACATGGCGATGTAGGTCCTGTTAGTCCACTTACCTGGGATATAAGAATGAAGATTGCGATAGGAACGGCAAAAGG GTTAGCCTATCTACATGAAGGGCTGGAACCTAAAGTTGTGCATCGGGATGTAAAATCAAGTAATATTCTTCTTGACAAAAAGTGGAACCCAAAAGTATCAGATTTTGGACTAGCCAAGCTCTTAGGATCTGAAGCTAGCTATGTGACGACTCGTGTTATGGGAACATTTGG TTATGTATCTCCGGAATATGCAAGCACAGGTATGCTTAACGAGGGAAGTGATGTCTATAGTTTTGGAGTTCTACTCATGGAGATAATTACAGGGAGAAGCCCAATTGATTATTCTAGGCCACCTGGAGAG ATGAACTTAGTTGATTGGTTCAAAGGTATGGTAGCGAGTCGTCATGGAGAAGAGATTGTGGACCCATTGATTGAAGTTCAACCCTCACCTAGAGCTTTGAAACGAGCATTGCTTGTTTGTCTCCGCTGTATAGATATGGATGCCAATAAGCGCCCAAAAATGGGGCAGATTGTTCATATGCTTGAGGCAGATGATTTTCCCTTCCGCACT GAGCACCGACAGGCACGGGAGAGAGATACTGTTCCACCCTCTGTGCCGAAAGTTGGTCATCCGAAGCGTTTCGAGAATGTTGACATAGAGAAATCAAGATGGAGATAA